One genomic segment of Cryptomeria japonica unplaced genomic scaffold, Sugi_1.0 HiC_scaffold_182, whole genome shotgun sequence includes these proteins:
- the LOC131867730 gene encoding putative germin-like protein 2-1: MANRMIYFTLGLFLLICCYSDRVMAGDSDPLQDFCVADEESKVLVNGFVCKDPMQVSADDFFFRGLGQAGNTDNDVGSNVTMANVKQIPGLNTLGISLVRIDYAVGGINPPHTHPRATEVLVLLEGQLLVGFIDTNNKFFSKTLEKGDVFVFPKALVHFQQNVGHENAVAISALSSQLPGVQTIANSLFAADPPLPDSVLAKAFRITQEVVDYIQKKFA; this comes from the exons ATGGCTAACCGAATGATTTACTTCACACTGGGACTTTTTCTGTTGATATGTTGTTACAGCGACAGGGTCATGGCAGGGGATTCCGATCCCTTGCAAGATTTCTGCGTTGCAGATGAGGAAAGCAAAG TTTTGGTGAACGGGTTCGTTTGCAAAGACCCAATGCAAGTTTCAGCAGACGACTTCTTCTTCCGGGGACTTGGGCAGGCAGGGAACACCGACAATGATGTGGGCTCCAACGTAACGATGGCGAACGTTAAACAGATACCAGGCCTCAATACGTTGGGAATATCGTTGGTCCGCATCGACTACGCAgtgggtggaataaatcctcctcacacacacccaagagccaccgaagttcttgttttactggaaggccagcttcttgtgggtttcattgacaccaacaacaagtttttcagcaaaacgttggagaagggagatgtgtttgtgtttccaaaggcacttgtgcatttccagcagaatgtggggCATGAAAATGCGGTGGCCATATCTGCATTGAGCAGCCAGCTTCCGGGAGTTCAGACAATCGCCAACTCTCTGTTTGCAGCGGATCCTCCTCTCCCAGATTCCGTATTGGCCAAGGCCTTCCGCATCACACAGGAAGTTGTGGATTACATTCAGAAGAAATTCGCATAA